One genomic region from Ammospiza caudacuta isolate bAmmCau1 chromosome 1, bAmmCau1.pri, whole genome shotgun sequence encodes:
- the KCNV1 gene encoding potassium voltage-gated channel subfamily V member 1, protein MKSPPCCMSLSSQASLEEPGSSTSLGSLESSVFSSEEEQGPLLQKVIPSLDCFTINVGGSRFVMSQQTLSCYPDTRLGKLAVVVSAARDVASGLLELCDDANLVENEYFFDRSSQAFHYILNYYQTGRLHVMEQLCALSFLQEIQYWGLDELSIDSCCRDRYFRRKELSEALDIKKDAEELDAQDEEEDFSGSLCPNVRQKLWELLEKPGSSAAARTFGTLSMVFVVVSIANMALISVELSWLAPALLDALEYLCIAWFTAEFVLRLLCARDRCRFLRSVANIIDLLAILPFYITLLVESLCGGESSQELENVGRIVQVLRLLRALRMLKLGRHSTGLRSLGMTIAQCYEEVGLLLLFLSVGISIFSTVEYFVEQGVPGTTFTSVPGAWWWATTSMTTVGYGDIRPDTTIGKVVAFMCILSGILVLALPIAIINDRFSACYFTLKIKEAALRQREALKKLMKNSSSDSNINVNLRDIYARSVMDMLRLKNRERASTRSSGADEFWF, encoded by the exons ATGAAGTCGCCTCCCTGCTGCATGTCTCTTTCTTCCCAAGCATCCTTGGAGGAACCGGGGAGTAGCACATCCCTGGGTTCGCTGGAGTCCAGTGTTTTCTCTAGTGAGGAAGAGCAGGGGCCCCTGCTCCAGAAGGTCATTCCCTCTCTGGACTGCTTTACTATCAATGTAGGAGGCAGCCGCTTTGTGATGTCCCAGCAAACTTTGTCTTGCTACCCTGACACCCGTCTTGGCAAACTGGCAGTAGTGGTCTCTGCTGCCCGGGACGTGGCTTCTGGCCTCCTTGAGCTTTGTGATGATGCCAACCTTGTGGAGAATGAGTATTTCTTTGACCGGAGCTCACAGGCGTTTCACTACATCCTGAATTACTACCAGACAGGGAGGCTGCATGTGATGGAGCAGCTGTGTGCGCTCTCTTTCCTGCAAGAGATCCAGTACTGGGGTTTGGATGAGCTCAGCATTgattcctgctgcagagacCG GTACttcaggaggaaggagctgagtGAAGCCTTAGACATCAAGAAAGATGCAGAAGAACTGGATGCCCAAGATGAAGAAGAGGACTTTTCTGGTAGCCTCTGTCCCAATGTCAGACAGAAACTTTGGGAACTTTTGGAAAAGCctggctcctctgcagcagccaggacgTTTGGCACCTTGTccatggtttttgttgttgtgtcAATTGCCAACATGGCCTTGATTTCAGTAGAGCTCAGCTGgctggccccagccctgctggatgcCCTAGAGTACCTGTGCATTGCGTGGTTCACAGCGGAGTTTGTCCTGAGGCTCCTGTGTGCCCGAGATCGGTGCCGCTTCCTGAGGAGTGTGGCAAACATCATAGACCTCCTTGCTATTCTGCCTTTCTACATCACCCTGCTGGTAGAGAGCCTGTGTGGTGGTGAgagctcccaggagctggagaacGTGGGGCGCATTGTCCAAGTGCTGAGACTTCTCAGAGCCCTGCGGATGCTGAAGCTGGGAAGACATTCAACAG GCTTGCGGTCCCTTGGGATGACTATTGCTCAGTGCTATGAGGAGGTTGGccttctgcttcttttcctctctgtagGAATCTCTATATTTTCCACTGTGGAGTACTTTGTTGAACAAGGTGTGCCAGGCACCACTTTCACAAGTGTACCTGGTGCTTGGTGGTGGGCAACAACTTCCATGACAACGGTTGGTTATGGTGACATTAGACCAGACACTACCATTGGTAAGGTAGTAGCCTTTATGTGTATACTATCAGGAATACTGGTTTTGGCTTTGCCAATAGCTATAATAAATGACCGTTTTTCTGCCTGTTATTTTACTCTGAAGATAAAAGAAGCTGCTCTTCGGCAGCGTGAAGCTTTAAAGAAACTCATGAAGAACTCATCCAGCGATTCAAATATCAACGTGAATTTGCGAGACATATACGCACGCAGCGTCATGGACATGTTGCGGttaaaaaacagagagagagcaaGTACAAGGAGCAGTGGTGCAGATGAAttttggttttga